The genomic segment ACGCGGGTTCCCATCGTGGCCGCCTGTTCAGCAATTTTGCGATTGGATTCGAGCAGCTCTTTCTTGTCCCAGTTGCTCATGTCCCGTGGGACATGTTGAGCGCCGCCCCATTCCAGGTACATGCCGTTCTCTCTGGCAAAGGAGGCGAGTTCCCGAAGATAAGTCCTGTCGGCCATTGCCTGAAAGCAGGGCTCCAAGCCGGAAAACTGTACACCCTCGGCTCCGTGGTCCAGTGCCCACTGCATTGTCTGCAGCGGATCCAGTCGCAGCGGATATAACCCGTAATTGTCAATGCCTATGCGGAACCGACTCACAATTCCTCTCATCTTCCCTGCCGACCGGCAGTCGTTCGGGAACCGACTTCCCTTCCGCCATGGTACTCATTATCTGATTGAAACCATTACCCACAACAAAACAATCACCAAGCCCACAAGCAGCCAGCACCCCCCGAATCCGACGTAATCGGACCACGCCGGTCTCAGAACCTCCCATTGTGACCCCGGGATCAGCTTTTCCTTTTCGAATCTAGCCGGATGCGCATACGATTCCGCTACTACTTTCTCATCTTCCTCATGAGTCGGCTGTACCGGAGTGTGCAATCTGGCAAAGAACCGGTCGAGCACCACTCTTGGCGCAGGTCGGGTCAGGAATGAGATCAGGAACAGCAGCACAAAGGGGAAAAACGCATCAAAGAAAAATCGGACAGCCACCAGCTGTGATTTCCTGAAGCCCGAGAAATCGATGCCGAACCAGGAAAGAATCCAGATTTCCGCGTGAAAACGGCCCAACCCGACCTTAGCCGATTGCGGATTTTCCGGGTCTATCCTCGCCACCCGCTCGAACAGGATACCCACGGGAGGAATCACATGATCTTTTTGTATTAATTGTCCTGTCGCCGCGGCGCGCCCTTCGCTCACATCCTGCGCCAGCGCCTGCACGGTTACCACCATCGATTGTTGTTTCGTTTCCTGCAGAAACGAACGGCTATATTTAATCGCGTCCACCTGCTGGAAGAGATTTGGTATGATCGCATATATCACGATACAGAGGGCCACTTGTATGATGACCGCCCACCTGGTCACGCGCCGCCAGAGAAATCCGAGCCAAATGGAAGCGCCGAAAATTGCCGGAATTGAAATGATATATTGGAACAGCTCGAGCAGATTGTTCACGAGCAGCGCCACACCGATTCCACCCAGCAAGGAGGCGGCAATGACGATGCGGCCGACCCTCAGATAATGCCTGTCGGATTTGCCGGCATAGCGTGGTTTGTACAGGTTATTTGTGAAGAGCGCCGCGTATGAGACCGCGCCGGCGGCTAAGGCAGACATATTGGCCGCAAGGACCCCCACCAGCATCAAGCCGATCGCCCCAGGTGCCAGCAGGTCTTTCGTCATATATCCCCAGATCATGTCCGGGTCATTCAGTTTCCCTGCGTACATCCCGACAGCCAGCAATCCGGCAAGTGCCCAGAACAGCATCAGGATGCGCTTGGCGAACATCCCGCCGATCATGCCGATGCGCGCAGTGTACTCGTTCCTGGCCGATCCGGCGGTCTGCATCCCCGAAACCACGGCCACAATC from the Terriglobia bacterium genome contains:
- a CDS encoding sodium:solute symporter family protein, with the protein product MYLWGIHVVDLSIIALYVVVMVWLGKRVSKKTRSEREFYLAGRNLGKFYQFFLNLGCSTNADQAVAVSREIYRQGIGGMWIQFLVLFLTPFYWFTTLFFRRVRLTTIGDYFTERYNSRFLGAGYAVFMLALSLVGSGVGYMVAGKTMVAMAPKPFEECTPAEQASIRQFEEFQVLEAQKANGLSDERQARYNELREKNKKGELKSFVSYISPVFFYFMFAIVVAVYTMLGGFRAAALTDAVQGMLIITFSVMLIPVGLIRIGGFAQLHAKVPDYMFNLFGSATLSEYAWYTVLAMVLSNLVSIVAVVSGMQTAGSARNEYTARIGMIGGMFAKRILMLFWALAGLLAVGMYAGKLNDPDMIWGYMTKDLLAPGAIGLMLVGVLAANMSALAAGAVSYAALFTNNLYKPRYAGKSDRHYLRVGRIVIAASLLGGIGVALLVNNLLELFQYIISIPAIFGASIWLGFLWRRVTRWAVIIQVALCIVIYAIIPNLFQQVDAIKYSRSFLQETKQQSMVVTVQALAQDVSEGRAAATGQLIQKDHVIPPVGILFERVARIDPENPQSAKVGLGRFHAEIWILSWFGIDFSGFRKSQLVAVRFFFDAFFPFVLLFLISFLTRPAPRVVLDRFFARLHTPVQPTHEEDEKVVAESYAHPARFEKEKLIPGSQWEVLRPAWSDYVGFGGCWLLVGLVIVLLWVMVSIR